One Pogoniulus pusillus isolate bPogPus1 chromosome 10, bPogPus1.pri, whole genome shotgun sequence genomic window carries:
- the LOC135179077 gene encoding uncharacterized protein LOC135179077, with protein MAPSPHRHRQGLRHRLSQLPALGARAAESLPPRLSPCRLRPAQVPLSASPPSRCPWGYSRVPSPLSLLGRFSASLPLVTSRKPKRTTARSSACHSFPSVERARGLRGSVRPSLRPCSRQTPSAAAPGAPGPPVPSAQALLHLLLGWAVPAARAEERAPSLRPPSTSHHFSLPPLRSGTPPPAGGIHRRCCRPPRRCYYRADNERLPSLSLPSPTRRAAVRVPGCPPAPYTAPAPRTAGSSRRGRSPVPASGGWDRSRPPPISPSAAEKTLTSLPRECKQRGMLLSCCSPP; from the exons ATGGCTCCCTCTCCTCACCGGCACCGCCAGGGCCTGCGGCACCGCCTGTCCCAGCTTCCCGCCCTCGGTGCCCGAGCAGCAG AGAGCCTTCCTCCGCGCCTATCTCCCTGCCGGCTGCGCCCTGCGCAGGTACCTCTGTCCGCCTCGCCCCCTTCCCGCTGCCCCTGGGGGTATTCCCGAGTTCCCTCACCGCTCTCCCTTCTGGGCCGTTTCTCTGCTTCACTGCCTCTGGTAACGAGCCGCAAACCGAAGCGAACTACTGCTCGGAGCTCCGCCTGCCACTCTTTTCCTTCAGTCGAGCGGGCGCGGGGGCTGCGCGGTTCCGTCCGGCCCAGTCTCAGGCCCTGTTCTCGCCAGACACCCTCCGCTGCGGCGCCGGGAGCGCCGGGCCCGCCTGTGCCCTccgcccaggctctgctgcacctgctgctgggctgggctgttcCTGCAGCGCGGGCCGAGGAGAGGGCACCCTCACTCCGTCCTCCCTCAACTTCTCATCACTTTTCTCTGCCTCCACTCCGTTCTGGCACCCCACCGCCTGCCGGAGGCATACACCGGCGCTGCTGTCGGCCCCCACGGAGATGCTACTACCGAGCAGACAATGAAAGGCTTCCCTCGCTCTCTCTCCCTTCGCCGACGCGGAGAGCTGCCGTCCGGGTCCCCGGATGCCCTCCTGCCCCATACACTGCCCCGGCTCCCAGGACAGCGGGGAGCTCCCGGCGGGGCAGGTCCCCTGTGCCCGCCTCTGGCGGGTGGGACCGGAGCCGCCCTCCGCCAATCAGTCCGAGCGCAGCG GAAAAGACACTCACCTCTCTGCCTAGGGAATGCAAGCAAAGAGGGATGTTACTCTCCTGTTGTTCACCACCCTGA